CGGCAGGCGGGGGGGCGGACCGGTTTTCCGTCGCCAACATGAAAACTTTGGAGCAGGCGGGAGTTGCGGCCATAGGGTTACGTTACGCGCAAACAGCCGCCTCGGCCACATCCAGCGGCGATTCCATAGCTCAAACCGGAACGTTCATAAGATCGGACGGTTCACAGGGAATGGCCGGGGATTTAATGCTAAACAAAGTTTCATTAACAGCTTAAGGGTTTGTTATTTTAAGTCTTTCATGCATGTGGAATCTTTCCGCCCCGAAAAAAATTCCTCGTGGTGTTGTGGCAATTTCCGTCAAACATGCGTTGCAATAAACAACACGGCTTTTGTCCAAATTCGGGAATTCACAAAAAAACATGTTTATGAGAGCGGCGCCAATATTGCTGACTCGATATTGAGGATACGTCAAAAAGGTGTGTCCGGTTTGGTGGGGGTTTTTAGTGGTGGAAAAAGAGCGTTTGGCTCTTATTTCATCACCAATTCGATTATGACAGAGAGCGGGAGGTGGCTATATGGGGTGGTTTGAGCCGTTCTGTCAAAATGGGGATCCTTATAAATTCAAGTTCAAGATGTTAAACGGAGAATTCGCCGGGGCAACGCAGACTAACGCTTCTTCCGCGGCGGCGGGGCGTTCAAATTGGCTTGGCCATTCACCCATGCTTCACAACCCGGGCGTAAAACAGTCGCTCAAAAAACTCGGCATGCGCTACGCCAAACTCCGGAGGATTGTGGACGGGGTGGGAGTGATGGTGGCGGAGCTGGACTTTGGCGGTGTGATAAGGTTTGTCACTCCATCGGCGCGCAAGGTGATCGGATTTGCGCCGGGGGACATTGTGGGAAGCCATATTTCAAGGTTCATCCACCGGGAAGATCTGGACGAATTTGAAAGATTGCTGGCCCCATGGACAGTGTATGAAAATGAGACGGTCCAGGCGCGATTCCGGTTCCTTCACGCCGACGATTCGTGGCGGTGGCTTTCGATTGCCGGCTGCGAACCGGCGCAAAGGCCGGAAATCAGCGGCGTGATAATAACTTTCCATGACGTCACCTCCGGGAAGTTCGCGGAGGACGGACTGGCCAAGGCCAAGGAGGAGTCTGAACGGAATGTGGCGATCCGGACAAAGTTCATGTCCATCATGGCGCATGACCTGAGGTCGCCGCTGACCGCCATATACGGCCTTTTAAAGCTGCTGGGCGCCAAGCCTGATGGAGTTGGATGCCTCGAAAAAAGGGAGGAGATCATTGAGCGGATATTGAACAGCGTCCAGCAGATGCTCAACCTGACCGACGACATCCTGTCTATCAACCGTTTTGTGAAAGGC
This genomic interval from Nitrospinota bacterium contains the following:
- a CDS encoding PAS domain-containing sensor histidine kinase, which codes for MLHNPGVKQSLKKLGMRYAKLRRIVDGVGVMVAELDFGGVIRFVTPSARKVIGFAPGDIVGSHISRFIHREDLDEFERLLAPWTVYENETVQARFRFLHADDSWRWLSIAGCEPAQRPEISGVIITFHDVTSGKFAEDGLAKAKEESERNVAIRTKFMSIMAHDLRSPLTAIYGLLKLLGAKPDGVGCLEKREEIIERILNSVQQMLNLTDDILSINRFVKGKFEPRFAPVNCAESVGGVIARLKNLADIKGIQVAARLDPGLWLLADRPLFEEAVGNLVTNAIKFSGEGDRVEIFDPPARAGVIAVKDTGAGIDPQLINDLFKEDVKTSTNGTAGERGTVDCTPETGGFLTRN